The following are from one region of the Longimicrobiaceae bacterium genome:
- a CDS encoding GNAT family N-acetyltransferase: MDAPPEPAVTLETARLALRQLGPADAERLQAVFCAAEDHFLALTGAGPGADAAEREIAGCMATPGRTVALATLLDTGEDVGAVAWWEGNPEAEVALLGTLIVAPAHRGSGLAREALEGLEMWLRGRGIVRMRAGVLRRYRPANLFLQALGFTELSIREHTKLGIAGAGTALYEKPLGGG, encoded by the coding sequence GTGGACGCACCGCCCGAACCCGCAGTGACGCTGGAGACCGCCCGCCTCGCCCTCCGCCAGCTCGGCCCCGCCGACGCGGAGCGGCTGCAGGCCGTGTTCTGCGCCGCGGAAGACCACTTCCTCGCCCTCACAGGCGCGGGCCCGGGCGCCGACGCTGCCGAGCGCGAGATCGCGGGCTGCATGGCGACTCCCGGCCGCACCGTCGCGCTCGCCACGCTGCTGGACACGGGCGAGGACGTGGGCGCCGTCGCCTGGTGGGAGGGCAATCCCGAGGCGGAGGTCGCGTTGCTGGGCACGCTCATCGTGGCGCCCGCGCACCGCGGCAGCGGGCTGGCGCGCGAGGCGCTGGAGGGGCTGGAGATGTGGCTGCGCGGCCGCGGCATCGTGCGGATGCGCGCGGGGGTGCTGCGGCGCTACCGCCCCGCCAACCTCTTCCTCCAGGCGCTGGGGTTCACGGAGCTGAGCATCCGCGAGCACACCAAGCTGGGCATCGCGGGCGCCGGCACCGCGCTGTACGAGAAGCCGCTGGGCGGCGGCTGA